From Granulicella sp. WH15, the proteins below share one genomic window:
- a CDS encoding DUF2237 domain-containing protein, with product MPTIEPISSRGKNVLGQPLAICGCEPMTGFYRTGCCETGPEDFGVHTICCVVDEPFLRASKALGNDLSTPMPQYGFAGLKPGDRWCVCAARWLEVQQAGAACPVLLEATHENTLKIVPFELLVQYAVIPDQLH from the coding sequence ATGCCGACAATTGAACCGATCTCTTCCCGTGGCAAGAATGTACTAGGCCAGCCGCTGGCGATCTGCGGCTGCGAGCCGATGACCGGCTTCTACCGCACTGGCTGCTGCGAGACCGGCCCGGAGGACTTCGGCGTACACACCATCTGCTGCGTGGTAGATGAGCCGTTCCTGCGTGCATCGAAGGCGCTGGGTAACGATCTATCGACGCCGATGCCGCAGTACGGTTTTGCCGGGTTGAAGCCGGGTGATCGCTGGTGCGTATGCGCGGCGCGCTGGCTCGAGGTGCAACAGGCTGGAGCCGCATGTCCTGTTCTGCTCGAAGCGACACATGAAAATACGTTAAAAATCGTGCCCTTCGAGCTGTTGGTGCAGTATGCGGTGATCCCCGACCAACTCCACTGA